Proteins encoded together in one Juglans regia cultivar Chandler chromosome 9, Walnut 2.0, whole genome shotgun sequence window:
- the LOC109014251 gene encoding protein BREVIS RADIX-like isoform X1, whose amino-acid sequence MFTCIACTKQTGEDGGEEGARGSGTPGSVKSLTAQIKDMALKFSGAYRQCKPCTGSSSYKKGGHRPYPDFDTISEGVPYPYLGGASASSTPAWDFTSHHPTTRSDSRFSGVLRGDQTPRGVSVSAQSCDVVFEDEDEPKEWMAQVEPGVHITFVSLPNGGNDLKRIRFSREMFNKWQAQQWWGENYDRIMELYNVQRFNRQALHTPPRSEDEQRDSSYTRLGSARESPMASSLNKEWTPRSHYRPSGNTGYYPADPLDHGGGHHYNAGSSMDASRTTTSSRDEASVSISNASDLETEWVEQDDPGVYITIRQLADGTRELRRVRFSREKFGEVNAKQWWEENKERIQAQYL is encoded by the exons ATGTTTACGTGCATAGCGTGCACGAAGCAAACGGGGGAGGATGGTGGAGAGGAAGGAGCGCGTGGGAGTGGCACCCCAGGCTCCGTCAAAAGCCTGACGGCGCAG ATCAAGGATATGGCATTGAAATTCTCTGGTGCATACCGGCAATGCAAGCCCTGCACAGGCTCCAGCAGCTACAAGAAAGGCGGCCATCGGCCTTACCCAGACTTCGATACGATTTCAGAAGGGGTTCCATACCCCTACCTTGGAGGAGCAAGTGCAAGCTCAACACCTGCATGGGACTTCACAAGTCACCACCCCACAACAAGATCTGACTCAAGATTTAGTGGGGTATTGAGAGGTGATCAGACTCCTAGAGGAGTGTCTGTGTCTGCACAGTCTTGTGATGTGGTGTTTGAGGATGAGGATGAGCCTAAGGAGTGGATGGCACAGGTAGAACCAGGTGTTCACATCACTTTCGTGTCCCTTCCTAATGGTGGAAATGATCTTAAACGAATACGCTTCAG CCGAGAGATGTTTAATAAATGGCAAGCTCAGCAATGGTGGGGTGAGAACTATGACCGAATCATGGAGCTCTACAACGTCCAGAGATTTAATAGGCAAGCTCTTCACACTCCCCCAAGGTCTGAGGATGAG CAGAGAGATTCTTCATACACAAGGCTTGGATCAGCAAGGGAAAGTCCTATGGCTTCATCATTGAACAAGGAGTGGACACCAAGGAGCCACTATAGACCCTCTGGAAATACAGGGTATTACCCAGCTGATCCGTTGGATCATGGTGGTGGCCACCATTACAATGCAGGATCATCCATGGATGCATCGCGGACGACAACCTCTTCTCGGGATGAAGCTTCAGTTTCTATTAGCAATGCCAGTGACCTGGAAACTGAATGGGTAGAGCAAGATGACCCTGGGGTGTACATTACCATCAGACAGTTAGCTGATGGCACTAGGGAGCTTCGGCGTGTCAGGTTCAG CCGAGAAAAGTTTGGAGAGGTGAACGCAAAGCAGTGGTGGGAAGAGAACAAAGAGAGAATACAAGCTCAGTACCTTTAA
- the LOC109014251 gene encoding protein BREVIS RADIX-like isoform X2 yields MFTCIACTKQTGEDGGEEGARGSGTPGSVKSLTAQIKDMALKFSGAYRQCKPCTGSSSYKKGGHRPYPDFDTISEGVPYPYLGGASASSTPAWDFTSHHPTTRSDSRFSGVLRGDQTPRGVSVSAQSCDVVFEDEDEPKEWMAQVEPGVHITFVSLPNGGNDLKRIRFSREMFNKWQAQQWWGENYDRIMELYNVQRFNRQALHTPPRSEDERDSSYTRLGSARESPMASSLNKEWTPRSHYRPSGNTGYYPADPLDHGGGHHYNAGSSMDASRTTTSSRDEASVSISNASDLETEWVEQDDPGVYITIRQLADGTRELRRVRFSREKFGEVNAKQWWEENKERIQAQYL; encoded by the exons ATGTTTACGTGCATAGCGTGCACGAAGCAAACGGGGGAGGATGGTGGAGAGGAAGGAGCGCGTGGGAGTGGCACCCCAGGCTCCGTCAAAAGCCTGACGGCGCAG ATCAAGGATATGGCATTGAAATTCTCTGGTGCATACCGGCAATGCAAGCCCTGCACAGGCTCCAGCAGCTACAAGAAAGGCGGCCATCGGCCTTACCCAGACTTCGATACGATTTCAGAAGGGGTTCCATACCCCTACCTTGGAGGAGCAAGTGCAAGCTCAACACCTGCATGGGACTTCACAAGTCACCACCCCACAACAAGATCTGACTCAAGATTTAGTGGGGTATTGAGAGGTGATCAGACTCCTAGAGGAGTGTCTGTGTCTGCACAGTCTTGTGATGTGGTGTTTGAGGATGAGGATGAGCCTAAGGAGTGGATGGCACAGGTAGAACCAGGTGTTCACATCACTTTCGTGTCCCTTCCTAATGGTGGAAATGATCTTAAACGAATACGCTTCAG CCGAGAGATGTTTAATAAATGGCAAGCTCAGCAATGGTGGGGTGAGAACTATGACCGAATCATGGAGCTCTACAACGTCCAGAGATTTAATAGGCAAGCTCTTCACACTCCCCCAAGGTCTGAGGATGAG AGAGATTCTTCATACACAAGGCTTGGATCAGCAAGGGAAAGTCCTATGGCTTCATCATTGAACAAGGAGTGGACACCAAGGAGCCACTATAGACCCTCTGGAAATACAGGGTATTACCCAGCTGATCCGTTGGATCATGGTGGTGGCCACCATTACAATGCAGGATCATCCATGGATGCATCGCGGACGACAACCTCTTCTCGGGATGAAGCTTCAGTTTCTATTAGCAATGCCAGTGACCTGGAAACTGAATGGGTAGAGCAAGATGACCCTGGGGTGTACATTACCATCAGACAGTTAGCTGATGGCACTAGGGAGCTTCGGCGTGTCAGGTTCAG CCGAGAAAAGTTTGGAGAGGTGAACGCAAAGCAGTGGTGGGAAGAGAACAAAGAGAGAATACAAGCTCAGTACCTTTAA
- the LOC109014250 gene encoding protein PAM68, chloroplastic-like, which yields MAVISEATSSTFKLSFITPKFNPKSYHKIERKICILPIPNFLPKLHQNRAQLSRPTLSLFATLRGPRGFGPSPRKTKKTKKPKRDNDSDEEEEEEEEEDEGPDQGVIPEVVTNRMMSRMGFSVGIPLFMGLLFFPFFYYLKVGLKIDVPTWVPFIVSFFFFGSALLGVSYGIVSSSWDPMREGSLLGWNEAQKNWPVFWQSIWGRSGRE from the exons ATGGCTGTAATTTCGGAGGCAACTTCATCGACATTCAAGCTTTCTTTTATAACTCCCAAGTTCAATCCAAAATCTTACCACAAG ATTGAACGAAAGATTTGCATCCTCCCAATTcccaatttcctcccaaaactACACCAAAACCGAGCTCAATTGTCCCGGCCAACTTTATCACTCTTTGCAACCTTGAGAGGTCCTCGAGGCTTTGGACCGTCTCCAAGGAAAACCAAGAAGACCAAGAAGCCAAAGAGAGATAATGACagtgatgaagaagaggaagaggaggaagaagaagatgaagggccAGATCAAGGAGTAATACCAGAGGTAGTGACCAACAGGATGATGAGCAGGATGGGTTTCTCAGTAGGGATACCACTGTTCATGGGGCTTTTATTCTTCCCATTCTTTTACTATCTGAAAGTTGGACTGAAGATTGATGTGCCCACATGGGTGCCTTTCATTGtgtcattcttcttctttgggTCTGCTCTCTTAGGGGTGAGTTATGGGATTGTATCCTCTAGCTGGGATCCAATGAGGGAAGGTTCTCTCTTAGGTTGGAATGAAGCTCAGAAGAACTGGCCTGTTTTTTGGCAGTCAATCTGGGGTAGATCTGGAAGAGAGTAG
- the LOC109014249 gene encoding cyclin-dependent kinase F-4-like isoform X2 produces the protein MRFNLIKEVGDGTFGCVWRAINKQTGEVVAIKKMKKKYYSWEECVNLREVKSLRKMNHPNVVKLKEVIRENDILYFVFEYMECNLYQLMKDREKLFSEAEVRNWCFQVFQALAYMHQRGYFHRDLKPENLLVTKDIIKIADFGLAREINSQPPYTEYVSTRWYRAPEVLLQSYLYGSKVDMWAMGAIMAELFTLRPLFPGISEADEICKICSVIGSPTKDTWADGLNLARDINYQFPQFAGVHLSALIPSTNNDAISLITSLCSWDPLRRPTAAEALQHPFFQSCFYVPPSLRSKAAVIRTPPSAGTRGALEQRSARRNCGTLPSSKITSSSPSKLHASLSTGVQRKLDLVNQDAMKNDKSLKSSSKQPRYQPPGKNSPSSLNKGRTARGVLDSTEKLANMSLGSRRQSVGQPRPPPMKAGVPWISGSGDMFLKPSKGIQPARTYTRKVAG, from the exons ATGAG GTTCAACTTAATTAAGGAAGTTGGTGACGGAACATTTGGGTGTGTCTGGCGAGCTATCAATAAGCAGACCGGTGAAGTT gttgcaattaaaaaaatgaagaaaaagtatTATTCATGGGAGGAGTGTGTAAATCTGAGAGAAGTGAAG TCGTTACGTAAGATGAATCATCCAAATGTTGTGAAGCTTAAGGAAGTCATTAGAGAAAATGACATCTTATATTTCGTGTTTGAGTACATG GAATGCAACCTATACCAACTCATGAAAGATAGGGAAAAGCTTTTCTCTGAAGCTGAAGTCAGAAATTGgtgttttcaagtttttcaagCTCTTGCTTACATGCACCAGCGTGGATATTTTCATCGTGACCTCAAGCCAG AGAACTTGTTGGTTACAAAGGACATAATCAAGATTGCTGATTTTGGTCTTGCACGGGAAATCAACTCGCAACCACCATATACGGAATATGTCTCAACACGCTG GTATCGAGCCCCTGAAGTGCTGCTTCAGTCATACCTGTATGGTTCTAAAGTTG ATATGTGGGCAATGGGTGCTATCATGGCCGAGTTGTTCACTCTCCGTCCTCTTTTTCCGGGTATCAG TGAAGCAGATGAGATATGCAAAATATGCAGTGTCATTGGCAGTCCAACCAAGGATACTTGGGCTGACGGACTTAACCTGGCGAGGGACATTAATTACCAGTTTCCCCAG TTTGCTGGTGTCCATCTTTCTGCCTTGATTCCATCTACAAACAATGATGCTATCAGCCTTATCACA TCACTTTGTTCCTGGGATCCCTTGAGGAGGCCAACCGCTGCTGAGGCCCTTCAGCATCCTTTCTTCCAG AGTTGCTTTTATGTTCCACCATCCCTTCGTTCTAAGGCAGCTGTTATTAGAACACCTCCCTCTG CTGGAACAAGGGGGGCATTGGAGCAGCGATCTGCTAGGAGAAACTGTGGGACTTTGCCTAGTTCAAAGATTACTAGCAGCTCTCCTTCTAAGTTACACGCATCTTTAAGCACAG GTGTGCAACGCAAGCTGGATTTGGTTAATCAG gatgcaatgaagaatgataaatccCTAAAGAGCTCTAGCAAACAGCCAAGATATCAGCCACCAGGAAAGAACAGCCCAA GCTCATTGAACAAAGGAAGGACAGCACGGGGAGTATTGGATTCAACTGAGAAGTTGGCAAACATGAGTCTTGGTTCTCGAAGGCAGTCTGTGGGGCAGCCACGTCCCCCTCCCATGAAGGCTGGAGTCCCCTGGATTTCTGGATCTGGAGACATGTTTCTCAAGCCTTCCAAAGGGATTCAGCCTGCTAGAACTTATACCAGGAAGGTTGCTGGATGA
- the LOC109014249 gene encoding cyclin-dependent kinase F-4-like isoform X1: protein MERFNLIKEVGDGTFGCVWRAINKQTGEVVAIKKMKKKYYSWEECVNLREVKSLRKMNHPNVVKLKEVIRENDILYFVFEYMECNLYQLMKDREKLFSEAEVRNWCFQVFQALAYMHQRGYFHRDLKPENLLVTKDIIKIADFGLAREINSQPPYTEYVSTRWYRAPEVLLQSYLYGSKVDMWAMGAIMAELFTLRPLFPGISEADEICKICSVIGSPTKDTWADGLNLARDINYQFPQFAGVHLSALIPSTNNDAISLITSLCSWDPLRRPTAAEALQHPFFQSCFYVPPSLRSKAAVIRTPPSAGTRGALEQRSARRNCGTLPSSKITSSSPSKLHASLSTGVQRKLDLVNQDAMKNDKSLKSSSKQPRYQPPGKNSPSSLNKGRTARGVLDSTEKLANMSLGSRRQSVGQPRPPPMKAGVPWISGSGDMFLKPSKGIQPARTYTRKVAG from the exons ATGGAGAG GTTCAACTTAATTAAGGAAGTTGGTGACGGAACATTTGGGTGTGTCTGGCGAGCTATCAATAAGCAGACCGGTGAAGTT gttgcaattaaaaaaatgaagaaaaagtatTATTCATGGGAGGAGTGTGTAAATCTGAGAGAAGTGAAG TCGTTACGTAAGATGAATCATCCAAATGTTGTGAAGCTTAAGGAAGTCATTAGAGAAAATGACATCTTATATTTCGTGTTTGAGTACATG GAATGCAACCTATACCAACTCATGAAAGATAGGGAAAAGCTTTTCTCTGAAGCTGAAGTCAGAAATTGgtgttttcaagtttttcaagCTCTTGCTTACATGCACCAGCGTGGATATTTTCATCGTGACCTCAAGCCAG AGAACTTGTTGGTTACAAAGGACATAATCAAGATTGCTGATTTTGGTCTTGCACGGGAAATCAACTCGCAACCACCATATACGGAATATGTCTCAACACGCTG GTATCGAGCCCCTGAAGTGCTGCTTCAGTCATACCTGTATGGTTCTAAAGTTG ATATGTGGGCAATGGGTGCTATCATGGCCGAGTTGTTCACTCTCCGTCCTCTTTTTCCGGGTATCAG TGAAGCAGATGAGATATGCAAAATATGCAGTGTCATTGGCAGTCCAACCAAGGATACTTGGGCTGACGGACTTAACCTGGCGAGGGACATTAATTACCAGTTTCCCCAG TTTGCTGGTGTCCATCTTTCTGCCTTGATTCCATCTACAAACAATGATGCTATCAGCCTTATCACA TCACTTTGTTCCTGGGATCCCTTGAGGAGGCCAACCGCTGCTGAGGCCCTTCAGCATCCTTTCTTCCAG AGTTGCTTTTATGTTCCACCATCCCTTCGTTCTAAGGCAGCTGTTATTAGAACACCTCCCTCTG CTGGAACAAGGGGGGCATTGGAGCAGCGATCTGCTAGGAGAAACTGTGGGACTTTGCCTAGTTCAAAGATTACTAGCAGCTCTCCTTCTAAGTTACACGCATCTTTAAGCACAG GTGTGCAACGCAAGCTGGATTTGGTTAATCAG gatgcaatgaagaatgataaatccCTAAAGAGCTCTAGCAAACAGCCAAGATATCAGCCACCAGGAAAGAACAGCCCAA GCTCATTGAACAAAGGAAGGACAGCACGGGGAGTATTGGATTCAACTGAGAAGTTGGCAAACATGAGTCTTGGTTCTCGAAGGCAGTCTGTGGGGCAGCCACGTCCCCCTCCCATGAAGGCTGGAGTCCCCTGGATTTCTGGATCTGGAGACATGTTTCTCAAGCCTTCCAAAGGGATTCAGCCTGCTAGAACTTATACCAGGAAGGTTGCTGGATGA